GGGGTTCGCCTGCTGGCTGAATTGCTGCTAAGCTGGAAATGAACCTGCTCGCCGGATTGAGCAAAGATTATGCGGTTAGACCATGTGGCTGGCATACGTCCTCGTGCGCCAACTTATGCGGCTGGCAAATGAAAGATATCTCGTGTACCAATTTCGTTTGTGGTTGGCGTACGTCCTCGTGCGCCAACTTATGTGGTTGGCAAATGAAAGGTCTAATAAATGCCGCTGAAATACTTTAACAAGCTATGCAAATTGATTCAATATCAATCCATAAAGGAATTTTGTGGTTGGCGTACGTCCTCGTGCGCCAATTTCGATAAGCTGTATAAATTGATTCGTTATCAATCCATTAAAGAATTCTTAGCCTATTATATCGGCGGCTTATATAATAGAATTTCCAAACATCATATATTTTTAATGGCAAGCGGCTTAGCGTTTTCGATATTTGTATGCATTATGCCGATGGTGTTTATTATCTTTGCTATTTTGGGCATGATACTTGAGAAGCCCACAATCTATGTGGAGATAAGTTCTTTCATTGATAAGATTATGCCTTATGCAAGCCAAGCTGATTTTATTAAGCGTCTGGTATTCAAACTCGCGGATGAGTTCAAGATATATAAAACCGCTGCTGGAATTATCGGGCTTATTGGAATATTAATTGCCTCCAGCGGACTTTTCAGCAGTATGCGGACGATTTTGAATATGATATATAAGGTCAAGCTAAGAGGAAATATCATCACCGGCATCACCGGCAAATTACAGGATATTAGTTTAGTATTTTTAGTATTAATATATTTTCTTTTTTCGATAAGCATCCTGCCAAGTTTCAAAATAGTAAAAGATTTTGCCGACAGGGTGGTTGTATTTCAGATATTCCAGTTTGGCTACATAGAAGATTTAGCTACCGGACTGGCGTCATTTATACTGATATTTGCTGCGTTCCTGACTATATATTCATATATCCCGCGTCTGAAAATCCCTAAGCGGGCGATAATTGTCAGCGCCTTATCGGCGGCGATTCTTTGGGAGCTTGCCAAACAATTATTCGGGTTTTATGTTGCTAATGTGGTAACGTTAAAAAAAATTTATGGCGCCTATGTGCTTATGATTATGGCGGCTTTTTGGGTATATTACACCTCGATGGTGTTCATACTGGGCGCCGAGTTAGGGCAATTATACCGTGAAAGGGCGGCTAAAAGAAAACTAAAACCGCCATCCAACTAAGGGAATATCCCCAAAAAAACAGCAGCAGTAGTAGGGCAGATCGCCGCGGCGACCGATTCCTGCCTATTGAGCTGGGGCGATAATCAACCTTGGTTCATGCAAATACACAGTTACTTAAGGGCAAATCATTCCGAGACTTATCTTTTCGGTGTGCTCATTTTTTCATGAGTCGTCAGGAATCATTTCCTGCCCTGTTTTTTTTGCCCTTTTCGGCGCTGTCAGAAGTTATTTCTGACAGCGCAGGCAATGATTACATTAACTAATCTATAAATATCCTTGACATTATGCTGTCTTTATATTATCTTGATAACAGAAGGTGCTTCACTGTATGTTATTAAGTGCCAACAACTTAAATTAATACGCGAGAGCTGATTCTAAGGAAGTAAAAATGAATAATTCTCGATTTGTCTGGTTTGTTTCACTACTACTTTTTTTGATTGCTTATAATACATCCATCGGCGGCAATGATTTGACAGATATCGATATCCCCGATGAACAATCCCTGTCATTATATTTTGAGCAATACACCCAACCTGAGATATCGTTAGATGGTGATTGTCCCGGAATATTCGACCCCTATTATTCCGTAGCGGTTAATTCAAAACCTATCTCGGTCTTTGCTGGCGATTTTGATAACGATAACGATATCGATATTGCCGTTGCCTGCTATTGGC
This genomic stretch from Candidatus Zixiibacteriota bacterium harbors:
- a CDS encoding YihY/virulence factor BrkB family protein, which codes for MPLKYFNKLCKLIQYQSIKEFCGWRTSSCANFDKLYKLIRYQSIKEFLAYYIGGLYNRISKHHIFLMASGLAFSIFVCIMPMVFIIFAILGMILEKPTIYVEISSFIDKIMPYASQADFIKRLVFKLADEFKIYKTAAGIIGLIGILIASSGLFSSMRTILNMIYKVKLRGNIITGITGKLQDISLVFLVLIYFLFSISILPSFKIVKDFADRVVVFQIFQFGYIEDLATGLASFILIFAAFLTIYSYIPRLKIPKRAIIVSALSAAILWELAKQLFGFYVANVVTLKKIYGAYVLMIMAAFWVYYTSMVFILGAELGQLYRERAAKRKLKPPSN